The stretch of DNA CCTAATGATTTTTATCTGAATCTAATATTTGCCTTTATTCTTTTCTTCATTGGATTATACTGCCTTCTTTCAATGCGCAATTTAATTAAATTGCTCATCGGAATAGAAATTATTGCCAAAGGTGTGACCCTTGCTTTGATATCAGCGAGTTCGGTAAAAGGGCTGATTCTAACCGGTCAGAGCCTGGTGATAACATTTATTGTGGTTGAGGTCTGCGCTATCGCAGTTGCCCTGGCGCTCGTTATAAATCTTTATCGCCATACTGGTAGTCTGGATGTGAAAAAACTTACAAAGCTGAAAGGATAAATATGAAAAAAACGCAGGAAACGCAGTATCATCCTGAAGGACTTGCAGTATCGTTCCAAAAAAAGATTCGGAACTTGCAGGAAATGCCTTTTGCAAACGGAGTGATACTGCAAATCCCGATTTTTGTTATCGGGATGATCCTGCGAGCGAAGCGATACTGCAAAAAGGCGGTTCACAATGATTGATATTTTACTTTCTCCTCCCATTGCCTTTTTGATTTTCTTGGGTATTTTCTATTTGATTTACTGGCTTGGTAGTTTGATGGCGCCAAAAATGAAAAAGACACCGGGCAAGGTTTCAACCTATGCCTGTGGTGAGGATATTCCAGGAACAAAAGTCCAATTTGGTTATCGTCTGTTTTTCTATGTTGCACTGTTCTTCACGATGATGCATGTGGCGACACTGGTGGTGGCGACGATTCCCAAAGGCGCAGTCGCCTTGTTTGGTATCTTTTATCTGGCGATGATATTTATCTCGGTCTTGGCATTGATAACGAGGAGTTGATATGTTAAGCTGGCTTGTTAGATGGTCAAGGATAAAATCGCCCTGGGTTCTACATTTGAATACCGGGGCATGTAATGCCTGTGATATTGAGATACTTGCCGCA from candidate division WOR-3 bacterium encodes:
- the nuoK gene encoding NADH-quinone oxidoreductase subunit NuoK, with amino-acid sequence MINLPNDFYLNLIFAFILFFIGLYCLLSMRNLIKLLIGIEIIAKGVTLALISASSVKGLILTGQSLVITFIVVEVCAIAVALALVINLYRHTGSLDVKKLTKLKG
- the ndhC gene encoding NADH-quinone oxidoreductase subunit A; protein product: MIDILLSPPIAFLIFLGIFYLIYWLGSLMAPKMKKTPGKVSTYACGEDIPGTKVQFGYRLFFYVALFFTMMHVATLVVATIPKGAVALFGIFYLAMIFISVLALITRS